In a single window of the Papaver somniferum cultivar HN1 chromosome 8, ASM357369v1, whole genome shotgun sequence genome:
- the LOC113306283 gene encoding factor of DNA methylation 1-like → MSSLFMQTEKYRLSFSPLWNPYRDTPSNDMINLLTQRVEDAKQAALQSLGKTPCRSKRMKSAEEKERFKEDSLKRRRTDSEEGLEASSTTEELKLQVQAYRYKIEELSKKLEEKEGETESLQDLNHTLIVKERKSNDELQEARKELISQLKGTGNSHASIRYKRMGELDSKPFQEVCKKKYSGREERDVKALELCSLWEGHIKDSNWFPFVNVEIGNNNYKEMIDDKDDKLNRLRNDLGDDVFRAVTTALTEMNEYNASGRYIVAELWNFKEERRATLKEGIQRLSKYKRMKK, encoded by the coding sequence ATGAGTTCCTTGTTCATGCAAACAGAGAAATATAGGCTTTCTTTCTCACCATTGTGGAATCCATATAGAGATACTCCTTCGAACGACATGATAAATCTTCTGACCCAGCGAGTGGAAGATGCGAAACAGGCTGCGTTGCAAAGTTTAGGTAAAACACCATGCCGAAGTAAAAGAATGAAATCAGCTGAAGAGAAAGAGAGATTTAAAGAGGATAGTCTCAAGAGACGGAGAACTGATTCTGAAGAAGGGTTAGAAGCCAGCAGTACTACTGAGGAACTGAAATTACAAGTTCAGGCATACAGATATAAGATAGAAGAATTGAGTAAGAAACTGGAAGAGAAGGAAGGAGAAACGGAAAGTCTTCAAGATCTTAATCATACTCTCATTGTCAAAGAACGTAAAAGCAACGATGAGTTGCAGGAAGCTCGCAAAGAACTGATCAGCCAATTGAAAGGAACAGGTAATAGTCATGCTAGCATCCGCTATAAGAGAATGGGGGAACTTGATTCTAAGCCTTTCCAGGAGGTATGCAAGAAGAAATATAGCGGCCGTGAAGAAAGAGATGTGAAAGCCTTGGAGCTCTGCAGCTTATGGGAAGGTCACATTAAAGACTCGAATTGGTTTCCTTTCGTTAATGTCGAGATTGGGAATAATAACTATAAGGAGATGATTGATGACAAGGATGACAAGCTGAATAGACTGCGGAACGACTTGGGTGATGACGTATTTAGAGCTGTAACAACTGCCTTAACAGAGATGAATGAGTATAATGCAAGCGGGAGGTACATAGTCGCAGAACTGTGGAATTTCAAAGAAGAAAGAAGGGCAACATTAAAAGAGGGAATTCAAAGATTAAGCAAATATAAGCGGATGAAGAAGTGA
- the LOC113302688 gene encoding thionin-like protein 2 has translation MGNTGKHEKSSDMVVAMLMILLLLGICIAQTSASHYTDFQKCWNECMSVCSAMYPGVVAGAICPVKCAKRCLDDIHAPDDHTGVRLSYYCKLGCASQNCVNISTPQEPRGEEVEQCVNSCSDECAKQF, from the exons ATGGGAAACACTGGGAAACATGAGAAGTCATCAGATATGGTTGTTGCGATGTTGATGATATTGTTGCTGTTGGGGATCTGTATAGCGCAAACTTCAGCATCTCACTATACGGACTTTCAGAAGTGTTGGAATGAGTGTATGAGCGTTTGTAGTGCGATGTATCCAGGTGTTGTAGCTGGAGCAATATGTCCTGTGAAATGTGCGAAACGTTGTCTCGACGATATCCATGCTCCAGATGATCATACTGGAGTTCGATTGAGTTATTACTGCAAACTCGGCTGTGCATCTCAAAACTGCGTCAATATTAGCACTCCGCAAGAACCTC GTGGAGAGGAAGTCGAACAATGCGTTAACTCTTGCTCTGATGAGTGCGCCAAGCAATTTTAA